A region from the Stygiolobus caldivivus genome encodes:
- a CDS encoding phosphoadenosine phosphosulfate reductase family protein produces the protein METLKYKISETYRLLDLLKLEKNFAVAFSGGKDSTLLSILLYKWLRERGVKGKKIIFVHNDTSSELDILEEYARSFLNKICGLIKETGNDCEVIFTVPEHNFYWRVIVAGYPAPNFIFRWCVNHLKVLPNKNALNDLVERYGKIVLLTGHREDESASRARIIKSNSVCGAGEMSCNSSFFLKVDVKNVTKAMPIRNWGLDEVWEFLDDVREEFGLNPLFELYGGNKRARYGCWHCTLVKIQKNIYNLPPPYLYLEGARIIYRVVSDIEEMRLRKDWGRTKLGPLNVLGRAVMLKLFPVVEELSGKRLYGLDEEYLGSYTLREVFYELEPAKSNLLIEKSAKGLRDRKNRLIPIEKIREATVPKDVKDKITDTAKNNVAYAFLSIRGEKYFYEILDRIN, from the coding sequence ATGGAGACCCTTAAATATAAGATATCTGAGACTTATAGGCTCCTAGACCTTTTGAAATTAGAGAAAAATTTTGCGGTCGCGTTTTCTGGTGGTAAGGACTCAACCCTATTATCCATCTTATTGTACAAGTGGTTAAGGGAGAGGGGGGTCAAAGGTAAGAAAATTATATTCGTACACAATGACACTTCCTCTGAGTTAGATATCCTCGAAGAGTACGCGAGGTCTTTTTTGAACAAAATATGCGGCCTTATTAAGGAAACAGGGAATGACTGCGAGGTGATATTTACCGTGCCAGAGCACAACTTTTATTGGAGGGTAATAGTAGCCGGGTATCCTGCTCCGAATTTCATCTTCAGGTGGTGTGTAAACCACCTGAAAGTACTACCAAATAAAAACGCTCTGAATGACTTGGTCGAGAGATACGGAAAAATCGTACTTTTAACGGGGCATAGGGAAGACGAGTCCGCGAGCAGGGCCAGGATTATAAAGAGTAATTCCGTGTGCGGAGCGGGTGAGATGAGCTGTAACTCGTCATTTTTCTTAAAAGTCGATGTAAAAAACGTGACAAAAGCTATGCCCATAAGGAACTGGGGGCTAGACGAGGTATGGGAGTTCCTGGACGACGTTAGAGAAGAGTTTGGCCTTAACCCTTTATTTGAGCTGTATGGCGGGAATAAACGGGCACGTTACGGGTGTTGGCACTGCACGTTAGTAAAGATACAGAAGAACATTTACAACCTCCCCCCTCCTTATTTATACCTAGAGGGTGCCAGGATAATTTACCGGGTTGTTTCTGACATTGAAGAGATGAGGTTAAGAAAAGACTGGGGGAGGACTAAGCTCGGCCCCCTGAATGTTTTAGGCCGTGCCGTGATGCTCAAACTGTTCCCCGTGGTGGAGGAATTAAGCGGGAAGAGACTATACGGGCTAGACGAGGAGTACTTGGGTAGTTACACGTTGAGAGAAGTATTCTATGAACTGGAACCGGCAAAATCTAACTTGTTGATAGAGAAAAGCGCAAAAGGGCTTAGAGATAGAAAAAACAGGTTGATCCCAATAGAAAAGATCAGAGAGGCCACAGTCCCTAAGGATGTTAAAGACAAAATAACCGATACGGCAAAAAACAACGTAGCTTACGCTTTCTTGAGTATAAGGGGTGAGAAATATTTTTATGAGATTTTAGACCGGATAAACTAG
- a CDS encoding PD-(D/E)XK nuclease family protein yields MNNDEKVDYSEVQRYEDFLTQLQLPYAKECGNLLKNLDSKVSHLPRVTSIASGVGHCIYEAKLKELLGVKGVISSSFPGKGTTVHKLLALASLHVFGKNEFPGDMVKFFRELARELEDASIEDEKILTAVDIFSSLLSVKDELFTIIGVKQDNVRPIVEQQLYDYDLHMLGVPDLILEDIENKKAVVVEWKTYNVPPDKVKRNSVSSYEKAQVTAYAMLEARRLGYEITPDNYDEPSLYDAISGRLTDGRIEDVRVLPVVIRPCLKENKRLTLPPHPVLSDRGDIRDRYKKFRETLGEIFVTARYLTYLVTNFALYGYDKKTDFEDCFKQVGNQNRIVFLSPPPYPIPRGKPSSQEKSGLCRFCQVTDECKFYIGSRHINYFQKMMWALRYASLTEKEKIMWPFRAVYQLSKSYRREKVMERVKKGSNIIWEGNDIIFKNESSKNRFHIFMNRRERTSFKIDILDSMYYDRETDTFVGVRDIRNFEINKGKIRRPHVLEESTPIILYVNDRASMIPLSVNMTGSIVEVNPDKNKEGKETVKYVIDVPSLALSFQKIILKKYLEIYPEMFKDVIMVQVGVDLTHIDLIALDALQRVIGEKIEKIQGLKKKEKLKGLLSSLEKEKERLDFESELGPEIMSEDVLRYFYSQEKEG; encoded by the coding sequence TTGAACAATGACGAAAAAGTGGATTATAGTGAAGTTCAAAGGTATGAAGATTTTCTGACACAGTTACAGCTTCCTTACGCTAAAGAATGTGGAAATTTACTCAAGAATTTAGACTCAAAAGTTTCACATTTGCCTAGAGTTACCTCGATAGCCTCCGGCGTCGGGCATTGTATATATGAAGCTAAGTTAAAGGAGTTGTTGGGAGTTAAAGGAGTTATATCCTCCTCTTTTCCCGGTAAAGGGACAACTGTTCATAAGCTCTTAGCTCTAGCCTCATTACATGTATTTGGGAAAAACGAATTCCCCGGTGACATGGTAAAATTCTTTAGGGAGTTAGCACGAGAACTTGAAGACGCTAGTATAGAGGATGAAAAAATTTTGACCGCAGTAGACATTTTTTCCTCGTTGCTTTCTGTAAAGGATGAGCTATTTACAATAATAGGTGTAAAACAAGACAATGTTAGACCAATAGTAGAGCAACAGCTTTACGATTATGACCTACATATGTTGGGTGTACCAGACCTTATCTTAGAGGATATAGAGAATAAAAAAGCCGTTGTAGTTGAATGGAAAACTTATAACGTACCTCCGGACAAAGTGAAGAGAAACAGTGTCAGCTCTTACGAGAAGGCGCAAGTCACAGCATACGCAATGTTAGAAGCCAGAAGATTAGGATATGAAATAACTCCCGATAACTATGATGAACCTTCACTATATGATGCCATATCCGGTAGGCTGACCGATGGGAGGATTGAGGACGTTCGAGTCCTCCCAGTAGTTATAAGACCGTGTTTAAAGGAAAACAAGAGATTAACTTTACCCCCTCACCCGGTGCTTTCAGATAGAGGAGATATAAGAGATAGATATAAAAAATTCAGAGAAACACTAGGAGAAATATTTGTAACAGCGCGTTATTTAACATACCTTGTAACCAACTTTGCTCTGTATGGTTATGATAAAAAGACGGACTTTGAAGACTGTTTTAAGCAAGTAGGTAATCAGAATAGAATAGTGTTCCTATCCCCTCCGCCGTATCCGATACCGAGAGGCAAACCTTCAAGTCAAGAGAAGTCAGGACTTTGTAGATTTTGTCAGGTAACGGATGAATGTAAGTTCTATATAGGATCACGCCACATAAACTATTTTCAAAAAATGATGTGGGCCCTGAGATACGCGTCTTTAACTGAAAAAGAGAAAATTATGTGGCCTTTTAGGGCAGTATATCAACTGTCCAAGTCTTATAGGAGAGAGAAAGTCATGGAAAGGGTAAAGAAAGGTTCTAACATAATATGGGAAGGGAACGATATAATATTTAAGAACGAGAGTTCTAAGAACCGTTTCCATATTTTTATGAATAGGAGAGAACGTACATCGTTTAAAATAGATATATTAGACTCTATGTATTATGATAGAGAGACTGATACCTTTGTAGGAGTGAGGGATATAAGAAATTTTGAAATAAACAAAGGGAAAATACGTAGGCCACACGTCTTAGAGGAGAGTACACCGATTATCTTATATGTAAACGATAGAGCGTCGATGATCCCTTTATCCGTAAATATGACGGGTTCTATAGTTGAGGTTAATCCTGATAAAAATAAGGAGGGAAAGGAAACGGTTAAATACGTAATTGATGTGCCTTCTTTGGCTCTGTCTTTCCAAAAAATAATCCTGAAAAAATACCTGGAAATCTATCCCGAAATGTTTAAGGATGTGATAATGGTGCAAGTTGGGGTCGACCTCACTCATATCGACCTTATAGCCCTAGACGCGTTACAGAGGGTCATCGGGGAAAAGATAGAGAAAATACAAGGACTTAAGAAAAAGGAGAAACTGAAAGGGCTGTTATCGAGCTTAGAAAAAGAGAAAGAAAGGTTAGACTTCGAGTCTGAACTCGGACCGGAAATAATGTCCGAGGACGTGTTACGTTATTTCTATAGCCAAGAAAAGGAGGGATGA
- the cas10 gene encoding type III-B CRISPR-associated protein Cas10/Cmr2, with protein MVTGMEDITTVKTLSMFHDPAWKPWAITNKVGPVVKGVLEALGMGGYYEQSGEAHERESVSMAKAIMGLREVPEGVRRAVHSADVFAASADRFLTPRTKNVVGVPGYKVNILNPYLCYEIKEPPKGGVEEFVRGSISLYSKVKDEKLRYNVVYTSLELMWYKYNPKSLPVADTRVLTHSVFDHLYAVASLSNWFLDGTGPSGKFVKVDIPGIQSVISKARKAKDLWAGSWVVSFLAYKVTEPLIREYGADVVISPFMGLNPFLISSLIKGLQEGVREGKVDKEVVEQYKALFPEDLLTPYQPVMPATVYLALPNKVGDVKQLISKNYLEAWGELVDNIDTPQLKAIRDYPVMPLRVRVLDVNEVYKEFTGKIKGHGDPELIEVAKSLFLDYMFRKVGEPDKVKVFFGVTYYAEANSSTTSTFREKRGYSMCTMCGVLPAVVSGGKKGEGDTTYPGLDEGENLCGYCYTKRAIGDRGSVRELLEALGFYTEKDFELLPSTIDIANMELWKEVLDKAKQYGAEKKGVLPAPLKGHEDVGGLFNITRDERPLMKLLDPEKREEVVDKLKEYIKDERFLSNLHKKVKTYYAIVRGDGDMVGSKVLKGKIKVDLKEYLSRARNAAAEEGPAKNEDRAKNGDRVSKMLDLLKELGLSDGDENVVPVTPVYLIAVSRALAVTAIKDAESVRDKGVLVFAGGDDVMFLTSVEKAMELVKETRSNYWGFPVGFHVINGAVFDSLALYGRSYGVLVAHYRDAVFNLWEIARELEELKDRVALEGEKVKDVTSVLKTRGQYGVKDVAVLYNKPRIDGYTLTLETFEVYEALKANVGVKGGLSSGFIKDWLGTDREVLREFPREAIAYLFSRNSQKWKGTKLEDLYRKLVGLDVVIKVEGGVHDEQSDEGAEEGDLRDERTELIKAYDHLGV; from the coding sequence GTGGTGACGGGTATGGAAGACATAACTACAGTTAAGACCCTTTCAATGTTCCACGACCCGGCGTGGAAGCCGTGGGCTATAACGAATAAGGTCGGCCCCGTGGTGAAGGGCGTACTAGAGGCCCTAGGTATGGGAGGCTATTACGAACAGTCCGGGGAAGCCCACGAGAGGGAGTCCGTGTCTATGGCTAAAGCCATAATGGGTCTGAGGGAGGTCCCCGAGGGGGTGAGGAGGGCCGTCCACAGTGCGGACGTGTTCGCGGCGAGTGCGGACAGGTTTTTGACACCTAGGACCAAAAACGTAGTGGGGGTACCGGGGTATAAAGTCAACATACTTAACCCTTACCTCTGTTACGAAATAAAGGAGCCTCCTAAAGGCGGCGTGGAGGAGTTCGTGAGGGGCTCCATCTCCCTCTACTCTAAGGTCAAGGACGAGAAGCTGAGGTATAACGTGGTGTACACGTCACTGGAGTTAATGTGGTATAAGTACAACCCTAAGTCCCTACCCGTAGCCGATACCAGGGTGCTCACGCACTCGGTCTTCGACCACTTATACGCTGTGGCTTCGCTCTCCAACTGGTTCCTGGACGGCACGGGACCTTCAGGTAAGTTCGTCAAGGTCGACATACCCGGTATACAGAGCGTGATCAGCAAGGCGAGGAAGGCAAAAGACTTGTGGGCGGGTAGCTGGGTAGTGTCCTTTTTAGCTTATAAGGTGACGGAACCGCTGATCAGGGAATACGGTGCCGACGTGGTCATATCACCTTTTATGGGGCTCAACCCGTTCCTCATATCTTCCTTAATTAAGGGACTGCAGGAAGGAGTCAGGGAAGGTAAGGTGGACAAAGAGGTAGTGGAGCAGTACAAGGCCCTGTTCCCCGAAGACCTGCTCACCCCTTACCAGCCCGTGATGCCCGCCACGGTATACTTAGCCCTGCCCAACAAGGTAGGGGACGTGAAGCAACTCATATCTAAGAACTACTTGGAGGCGTGGGGCGAACTGGTAGACAACATCGACACCCCCCAGCTAAAAGCCATAAGGGACTACCCGGTAATGCCCCTGAGGGTCAGGGTACTGGACGTCAACGAAGTCTACAAGGAGTTCACGGGTAAAATAAAGGGACACGGTGACCCGGAGCTAATTGAAGTGGCAAAGTCCCTGTTCTTGGACTATATGTTCAGGAAGGTGGGGGAGCCGGATAAGGTGAAAGTGTTCTTCGGGGTCACCTATTACGCCGAGGCGAACAGTTCCACCACGAGCACGTTCAGGGAAAAGAGGGGTTACTCCATGTGCACCATGTGCGGGGTCTTACCCGCGGTAGTGTCGGGCGGTAAAAAAGGAGAGGGGGACACGACGTACCCCGGGTTAGACGAGGGCGAAAACTTATGCGGTTACTGTTACACAAAGAGGGCCATAGGGGATAGGGGTAGCGTGAGGGAACTGTTAGAGGCTTTAGGCTTCTATACCGAAAAGGACTTCGAACTCCTCCCCTCTACTATCGACATAGCCAACATGGAGCTGTGGAAGGAGGTATTGGATAAGGCCAAACAGTACGGGGCGGAGAAGAAGGGGGTATTACCCGCACCGCTGAAGGGCCACGAGGACGTAGGGGGCTTATTTAACATAACGCGGGACGAGAGGCCCCTGATGAAGCTGTTAGACCCTGAAAAACGTGAGGAAGTGGTAGACAAGCTGAAAGAGTACATAAAGGACGAACGCTTCCTGTCAAACCTGCACAAAAAGGTAAAGACGTATTACGCGATAGTGAGGGGGGACGGTGACATGGTAGGGAGTAAGGTGTTGAAGGGTAAAATAAAAGTGGACTTGAAGGAGTACTTGAGCAGGGCGAGGAACGCAGCCGCGGAAGAGGGGCCCGCGAAAAATGAAGACAGAGCGAAAAACGGAGACAGAGTAAGCAAAATGCTAGACCTCTTAAAGGAACTAGGCCTTTCCGACGGGGACGAGAACGTAGTCCCGGTCACCCCGGTCTACCTGATCGCGGTATCAAGGGCTTTAGCCGTGACCGCGATAAAGGACGCTGAGTCGGTCAGGGACAAGGGCGTGTTAGTCTTCGCCGGAGGGGACGACGTGATGTTCCTGACGTCTGTGGAAAAGGCTATGGAGCTGGTGAAGGAGACGAGGTCTAATTACTGGGGGTTCCCGGTGGGGTTCCACGTCATAAACGGTGCCGTGTTCGACTCGCTCGCCCTTTACGGGAGGAGCTACGGGGTACTGGTCGCCCATTACAGGGACGCGGTGTTCAACCTGTGGGAGATAGCGAGGGAGCTGGAGGAGCTCAAAGACCGCGTAGCCCTAGAGGGGGAGAAGGTAAAGGACGTGACGTCCGTACTCAAGACTAGGGGACAATACGGTGTGAAAGACGTCGCTGTCCTATACAACAAGCCCCGTATAGACGGCTACACGCTAACTTTGGAGACGTTTGAGGTGTACGAGGCGTTAAAGGCCAACGTAGGGGTAAAAGGCGGGCTGTCTTCCGGGTTCATTAAGGACTGGTTGGGGACGGACAGGGAGGTATTGAGGGAGTTCCCAAGGGAAGCTATAGCCTACCTTTTCAGCAGGAACTCACAGAAGTGGAAGGGCACCAAGCTCGAAGACCTCTACCGCAAACTGGTGGGGCTTGACGTCGTCATTAAGGTGGAGGGTGGAGTACACGACGAGCAAAGTGATGAAGGGGCTGAAGAGGGAGACCTAAGGGACGAGAGGACCGAACTGATAAAGGCATACGACCACTTGGGGGTGTGA
- a CDS encoding DUF4364 family protein, translated as MVSEKAKELAILVIGLAGGNLTSETRFQKTAFVVNELTKFGVKFEPMDFGPFSKELADAVKELNKEKLLRYEVDDDGVVHYVLTQKGKEKLEKLKEGISKDDLEKIRAVVNKFKDAPLTYILAYVYSKYPQYTVKSKIIDKVEEWRRYYGI; from the coding sequence ATGGTAAGTGAAAAAGCTAAGGAGTTAGCCATCCTGGTAATAGGTCTAGCTGGCGGTAACCTCACATCTGAGACGAGGTTCCAGAAGACGGCGTTTGTAGTCAACGAGTTGACCAAATTCGGCGTCAAGTTCGAACCGATGGACTTCGGCCCCTTTTCAAAGGAGTTAGCCGACGCGGTCAAAGAACTCAATAAAGAGAAATTGTTGAGGTATGAAGTAGACGATGACGGTGTCGTACACTATGTCCTGACCCAGAAAGGGAAAGAAAAACTCGAAAAATTAAAGGAAGGGATAAGTAAAGACGACCTAGAGAAAATAAGGGCTGTCGTAAACAAGTTCAAGGATGCGCCTTTAACTTACATCCTCGCTTATGTCTACTCTAAGTACCCGCAATATACCGTAAAGAGTAAAATCATTGATAAGGTTGAGGAATGGAGGAGGTATTACGGGATTTAG
- the cmr6 gene encoding type III-B CRISPR module RAMP protein Cmr6 produces the protein MVGSKNTGDGKNFMLTVMKKVKEEYMSTVMKKRDEEYKAKKRDEKHEAERDEDITEAVKKEVMKTALEYDFTSKVRLANAYMDEVVTALKSMGLSGVDVRGEVSTKLLSGSAAGFLKLIYEVGMHWDPVMDLPFIPGSSIKGVMRSNALDLCMGKGQGVEECIKVVLDVFGSGEGLGGLNTEAKAGEVIVTNAYPVELSDNMLFTGDIVNPHYFKDGRPVTDEYDVEPVPISSLAIRKGVKFRFVIGVKEVKGLKEVAKSLFGYELDKPSEFIFLLLTYSLSMGLGARTSRGYGVMDVPVSSINLW, from the coding sequence ATGGTAGGAAGTAAGAACACCGGAGATGGTAAGAACTTTATGTTAACGGTAATGAAAAAGGTAAAGGAAGAGTACATGTCGACGGTAATGAAAAAGAGAGACGAAGAGTACAAGGCGAAAAAGAGAGACGAAAAACACGAGGCTGAACGCGATGAGGACATCACGGAGGCCGTGAAGAAGGAGGTAATGAAAACCGCGTTAGAATACGATTTCACAAGTAAGGTGAGACTGGCTAACGCTTACATGGACGAAGTGGTGACCGCGTTGAAGTCTATGGGGCTCAGCGGTGTAGACGTCAGGGGCGAGGTCTCTACTAAGTTACTCTCAGGTTCCGCCGCGGGGTTCCTGAAACTGATCTACGAAGTCGGTATGCACTGGGACCCGGTGATGGACTTACCCTTCATCCCGGGGTCTTCGATTAAGGGCGTGATGAGGAGCAACGCGTTGGACCTCTGTATGGGCAAGGGACAAGGCGTGGAGGAATGCATTAAGGTAGTGCTCGACGTCTTCGGCTCAGGGGAAGGTCTAGGCGGGCTCAACACGGAGGCTAAAGCCGGTGAGGTAATAGTCACTAACGCTTACCCGGTCGAGCTCAGCGACAACATGCTATTTACCGGGGACATAGTCAACCCGCACTACTTCAAGGACGGTAGGCCCGTGACGGACGAGTACGACGTGGAGCCCGTCCCTATAAGCAGCCTCGCAATACGGAAGGGGGTGAAGTTCAGGTTCGTCATAGGGGTGAAGGAGGTGAAGGGGCTTAAAGAGGTCGCTAAGTCGCTATTCGGTTACGAATTGGACAAACCTTCGGAGTTCATTTTCCTATTGCTCACTTACTCGCTGTCCATGGGGTTGGGGGCTAGGACAAGTAGGGGTTACGGTGTCATGGACGTGCCTGTAAGTAGTATAAACTTGTGGTGA
- the cmr4 gene encoding type III-B CRISPR module RAMP protein Cmr4 translates to MSNGIKPIPLLVYVISPLHVGTGRSSGVVDLPIQRDPFNYPIVYSSSFKGALKSHCSSLYDQAINDGRINCNKAPLCCCLFGPESGDDTGSGVVTVTDLIPLFVPVPSITHGYIYVTSKYLINRALDVLGLSDKDDLTALLTGMAGVEGGKVDVAGMTKPLMGPKSDTAKKALGAVAGLGKLTEKLNEGIVILDDAEGSEVLERSYIRVTRNKIDISKKVVEDRALWTEEYLPQGTVMFSMIIPSVPKENKYCGEKTCEGGCFNEKLKEYRGKVGKGNNWFYINLGGKETIGKGIVKVAFF, encoded by the coding sequence ATGTCAAACGGTATTAAGCCGATACCTCTTCTGGTCTATGTAATATCTCCTTTACACGTAGGAACGGGGAGGTCTAGCGGTGTTGTAGACTTGCCTATACAAAGGGACCCCTTCAACTACCCTATAGTATACTCTTCGTCATTTAAAGGCGCGCTGAAGTCCCACTGCAGTTCCCTCTACGACCAAGCTATAAATGACGGGAGGATAAACTGTAACAAAGCCCCCCTGTGCTGCTGCCTTTTCGGCCCCGAGAGCGGGGACGACACCGGGAGCGGCGTGGTCACCGTTACCGACCTAATACCGCTTTTCGTGCCCGTCCCCAGTATAACCCACGGGTATATATACGTGACGTCCAAGTACCTGATTAACAGGGCGTTAGACGTGTTGGGGCTGAGCGATAAAGACGACCTCACTGCCCTGCTCACTGGTATGGCGGGTGTAGAAGGGGGGAAAGTCGACGTGGCGGGTATGACAAAGCCGTTAATGGGGCCGAAGTCTGACACCGCGAAAAAAGCCTTGGGGGCAGTGGCCGGGTTGGGCAAGTTGACGGAAAAGCTCAACGAAGGTATAGTAATACTTGACGACGCTGAGGGCAGTGAGGTGTTAGAACGTTCGTATATCAGGGTAACGAGGAACAAGATCGACATAAGTAAGAAGGTAGTAGAGGACCGGGCACTGTGGACTGAGGAGTACCTCCCGCAGGGCACGGTGATGTTCTCCATGATAATACCCTCCGTACCTAAGGAGAACAAGTATTGTGGCGAGAAGACCTGCGAGGGAGGATGCTTTAACGAGAAGTTAAAGGAGTATAGAGGGAAGGTCGGGAAGGGCAATAACTGGTTTTACATCAACTTGGGCGGGAAGGAGACCATAGGGAAGGGTATCGTAAAAGTCGCGTTCTTTTAG
- a CDS encoding phosphoadenosine phosphosulfate reductase family protein: MELLAVKEEAEKILSGFKEVYVMFSGGRDSLVALHLTHSIYPEKTKALFINTGIATPGLLEYVNDVTKEMGVPLTVIGPKYEYFRLVEQKGFPGLTRRWCKLYLKLEPLKDFVKDRKDIVLVTGVRKDESWMKSKASKLYYNERIGALSYAIIFDFTNADIEEYIKVHGLRKNPLYEVYGKAYDCWCSAYKSPADFAVLALKSPEFFQKFVEAEAKLRKGGSGLFYNHQRVYLRDIQKNPEEYLRKYERTYKCPLCRTLL, translated from the coding sequence ATGGAGCTGCTTGCAGTTAAGGAGGAAGCGGAAAAGATACTTTCCGGCTTTAAGGAGGTCTACGTAATGTTCAGCGGTGGTAGGGATTCCCTAGTAGCACTGCACTTAACGCACTCTATTTACCCCGAAAAGACCAAGGCCTTATTCATTAACACGGGTATCGCGACACCGGGCTTGCTGGAATACGTGAATGACGTGACCAAGGAAATGGGGGTCCCGTTAACTGTCATAGGCCCTAAATACGAATACTTCCGCCTTGTGGAACAAAAGGGCTTCCCGGGTCTCACGAGGAGGTGGTGTAAACTCTACTTAAAGCTTGAGCCACTAAAGGACTTCGTAAAGGACAGGAAGGACATAGTCCTGGTCACCGGTGTAAGGAAGGACGAATCGTGGATGAAGAGTAAGGCTTCAAAACTGTACTATAACGAGAGGATAGGGGCTTTAAGTTATGCGATAATCTTCGACTTTACAAACGCTGATATTGAAGAGTACATAAAGGTACACGGGCTGAGGAAAAACCCATTATACGAGGTATACGGAAAGGCTTACGACTGCTGGTGTTCTGCATATAAGAGTCCCGCGGACTTCGCAGTGTTAGCACTGAAAAGCCCGGAGTTCTTCCAAAAGTTCGTGGAGGCAGAAGCAAAACTCAGGAAGGGCGGTTCGGGGTTGTTCTACAACCACCAAAGGGTATACCTACGTGATATACAGAAGAACCCCGAAGAATATCTGAGGAAATATGAGAGGACGTATAAGTGCCCTCTGTGCAGGACCTTACTATAA
- a CDS encoding AAA domain-containing protein codes for MYFVKDIILENLQKPPVKYSLNPSQVRAVDIIKRGYDNRGAGLVQGPPGTGKTSVIVASMTDILHKLDKNEILVYVAPTNKLVYDVMRHVVPMLSELYGKNFDDITKAIRVFGSDFNYKGASRVRSPVDSEVKVIVTTDYQKFYVNYKYAVNKGFSFTFLVDEASKSPIYRFLTPIALELIRANKLNNDIAIDSLSVVGDPMQAISKKSIYRTHREYMLMVTLLINMVADNDKDLAEELKRNTANMYISLLNHSHVLSKIDNFTMLDTTYRLPGPSHMIISKGFYNDLLKAHNNVKDRLTYDDELIRYFSECLDHGELKPVSQKILDAVSNEIGIIYFRVSGTAYQDGHGENIDVKRAYTALIAAIAASVVTGKSTTIVPVYKDMKNYIKFIMNMDENISPCIDKLKKKNIKISVDTAHALLGAEDENTVLILGKEYLPQSPNIFDTATMYFIEPEIFNVQFSRHKTLSIIIGDVERLVRNTRRVIKNYHSKKAKGLYDEILYSNSLLLKDSAEEILDLCGIEVKGNKTMTRSSDMCEIVQGE; via the coding sequence GTGTATTTCGTTAAAGACATTATCTTAGAGAACTTACAGAAACCCCCTGTAAAATATAGCCTTAATCCCAGCCAAGTACGTGCTGTGGACATAATAAAACGCGGATATGATAACAGAGGAGCTGGACTAGTCCAAGGTCCGCCTGGTACAGGTAAGACCAGTGTGATAGTGGCAAGCATGACGGATATCTTACATAAATTAGACAAAAACGAAATATTGGTTTACGTCGCACCTACGAATAAGCTAGTCTATGACGTAATGAGGCATGTAGTCCCTATGCTATCTGAGTTGTATGGCAAAAATTTTGATGATATTACCAAGGCAATTAGGGTCTTCGGATCCGATTTTAACTATAAAGGCGCCTCTAGAGTTAGGTCGCCCGTTGACAGTGAAGTAAAAGTAATAGTCACTACTGATTACCAAAAATTCTATGTAAACTATAAGTATGCCGTTAATAAGGGCTTCTCATTCACGTTTTTAGTAGACGAAGCAAGTAAGTCGCCTATATATAGGTTCTTAACTCCGATAGCCTTGGAACTCATAAGGGCTAATAAGCTAAATAATGACATCGCGATTGACTCCTTATCGGTCGTAGGAGACCCCATGCAAGCGATTTCTAAAAAATCTATCTATAGAACGCACAGGGAGTACATGCTAATGGTAACATTATTAATTAACATGGTCGCTGATAATGATAAAGACTTGGCAGAAGAACTGAAGAGGAACACAGCGAATATGTATATTAGTCTCCTAAACCACAGCCACGTTTTATCAAAAATTGATAACTTTACGATGTTAGACACCACGTATAGGTTGCCAGGCCCCTCTCACATGATAATATCGAAAGGATTTTACAATGACCTTCTCAAGGCCCACAATAACGTTAAAGACAGGTTAACTTATGATGATGAGCTTATAAGGTATTTTAGTGAATGCCTTGACCATGGTGAACTTAAACCTGTCTCTCAGAAGATACTAGACGCGGTCAGTAACGAGATAGGAATAATATACTTCCGCGTTAGCGGTACAGCATATCAAGACGGTCATGGAGAAAATATTGATGTTAAAAGGGCTTACACAGCGCTAATAGCCGCGATTGCGGCTTCCGTAGTGACCGGTAAAAGTACTACAATAGTACCGGTATATAAAGACATGAAAAACTATATAAAGTTTATTATGAACATGGATGAAAATATTTCGCCATGTATTGATAAGCTCAAAAAGAAAAATATTAAAATATCGGTAGATACGGCACACGCATTGTTAGGTGCGGAGGACGAGAACACCGTCCTCATATTAGGCAAAGAATACCTACCTCAAAGCCCAAACATCTTCGACACCGCTACTATGTACTTCATAGAACCAGAAATATTCAACGTGCAATTCAGCAGACATAAAACTTTATCAATAATAATAGGCGATGTAGAGAGGCTTGTGAGAAATACCAGACGAGTTATCAAGAACTACCACTCTAAAAAGGCGAAAGGGCTATATGACGAAATATTATATAGTAACTCCCTGTTGCTGAAGGATTCGGCAGAGGAAATCCTCGATCTGTGTGGTATAGAAGTGAAAGGGAATAAAACCATGACGAGGAGCTCTGATATGTGTGAAATCGTCCAAGGTGAGTAA